One genomic window of Trichlorobacter lovleyi includes the following:
- the aroF gene encoding 3-deoxy-7-phosphoheptulonate synthase — protein sequence MLIVMSHTASQADIDKVIETVSGMGFTAAPIPGGERTAIGVLGNKGYVDDSKIRDLPGVQQAIHVSKPYKLVSRDFHPDNTIVDVAGVKIGEGERPVVVGGPCAVESEEQILTTARFVKQAGADLLRGGAFKPRTGPHTFQGLREEGLKLLAKARAATGLPIVTEVMSPDNVALVADYADLLQVGARNMQNFDLLRELGRIRKPILLKRGMSATIEEFLAAAEYILAEGNEQVILCERGIRTFETATRNTLDLAMVPLVKELTHLPVMVDPSHATGKRSLVTPMSKAALVAGAHGVLVEVHPEPEKALSDGPQSLTFPGFEALMADLKKLQNCLSCCG from the coding sequence ATGTTGATCGTAATGAGCCACACCGCCAGCCAGGCAGATATAGACAAGGTTATTGAGACGGTCAGCGGGATGGGATTCACCGCAGCCCCGATTCCCGGTGGAGAGCGGACCGCCATCGGCGTCCTGGGCAACAAAGGCTACGTGGATGACAGCAAGATCCGCGACCTGCCCGGCGTACAACAGGCGATCCATGTCTCCAAGCCGTACAAACTGGTCTCCCGCGACTTCCACCCTGACAACACCATCGTTGACGTGGCCGGCGTCAAGATCGGCGAGGGAGAACGTCCGGTGGTGGTGGGTGGTCCCTGCGCCGTAGAATCGGAAGAACAGATCCTCACCACCGCCCGTTTTGTCAAACAGGCCGGTGCTGACCTGCTGCGGGGCGGTGCCTTCAAACCCCGTACCGGCCCCCACACCTTCCAGGGGCTGCGGGAAGAAGGACTGAAGCTGCTGGCCAAGGCCCGTGCAGCCACCGGCCTGCCGATCGTCACCGAAGTCATGAGCCCCGACAACGTCGCCCTGGTGGCCGACTATGCCGACCTGTTACAGGTTGGTGCCCGCAACATGCAGAACTTTGACCTGCTGCGGGAACTGGGCAGAATCAGAAAACCGATCCTGCTCAAGCGCGGCATGAGCGCCACCATCGAAGAATTTCTGGCCGCCGCCGAATACATCCTGGCCGAAGGGAATGAACAGGTCATACTCTGCGAACGCGGCATCCGCACCTTTGAGACCGCCACCCGCAACACCCTTGACCTGGCCATGGTGCCGCTGGTCAAGGAACTGACTCACCTGCCGGTCATGGTTGACCCCTCCCATGCCACCGGCAAACGCAGCCTGGTCACCCCGATGTCCAAGGCCGCCCTGGTGGCCGGTGCCCACGGTGTATTGGTAGAGGTGCATCCCGAGCCCGAAAAGGCCTTGTCCGACGGCCCTCAATCCCTCACCTTTCCCGGCTTTGAGGCCTTGATGGCGGATCTGAAAAAACTGCAGAACTGCCTGAGCTGCTGCGGTTGA
- a CDS encoding Crp/Fnr family transcriptional regulator — MELIPLLKKSLLFSGLNDADLASLAAITVRRSFAKGETLFSEGDEATGFYLLVEGHLKLCRVSPDGREKVLHFVRPGETFAEAAFFGDGRYPAESRALEAGEALFLPRQGFLNLMEKNPQFALNLVVSLSLSLRRFARQIEELTFADVASRLASFLVKRAAEKSTSYNGITYLELGIKKGELAAQLGTANETVSRTFRKLKEEGVIELEGRKVTILQMDRLQQLANRQQ, encoded by the coding sequence ATGGAACTGATCCCGCTGCTGAAAAAATCGCTGCTGTTTTCAGGTCTGAACGACGCTGACCTGGCATCACTGGCAGCCATTACGGTGCGGCGCAGTTTTGCCAAAGGAGAGACGCTGTTCAGTGAAGGTGACGAGGCCACCGGTTTTTATCTGCTGGTGGAAGGGCATCTCAAGCTGTGCCGCGTCTCACCGGATGGACGGGAAAAGGTGCTGCATTTTGTCCGTCCCGGCGAGACCTTTGCCGAGGCAGCCTTTTTTGGTGATGGACGCTACCCGGCTGAATCCCGAGCTCTCGAGGCAGGAGAGGCGTTGTTCCTGCCCAGGCAGGGTTTTTTGAACCTGATGGAGAAAAATCCCCAGTTCGCCTTGAATCTGGTGGTTTCTCTTTCGCTTTCACTGCGCCGTTTTGCCCGTCAGATAGAAGAGCTGACCTTTGCGGATGTCGCCTCCCGGCTGGCATCGTTTCTGGTCAAACGGGCAGCGGAAAAGTCAACCAGCTACAACGGTATCACCTACCTGGAACTGGGGATTAAAAAAGGCGAACTGGCCGCCCAGCTGGGTACCGCCAACGAGACCGTTTCCCGTACCTTCCGCAAGTTGAAGGAGGAAGGCGTGATCGAGCTGGAGGGGCGTAAGGTGACCATTCTGCAGATGGATCGCCTGCAACAACTGGCAAACAGGCAGCAGTAG
- the tkt gene encoding transketolase → MSTPLTAQQALRCANTIRLLAADAVEKANSGHPGLPMGSADMAVALWGGVLKFNPADTAWANRDRFILSAGHGSMLIYSLLHMFGFDLSMEELKNFRQWGSKTPGHPEFGHTPGVEVTTGPLGQGVANGVGMALAAKMAAERFNTPDFSPITHRVFAIVGDGDLQEGIAYEAAALAGHLKLGNLVYLYDSNSITIEGKTNLAWSEDVAKRFEAAGWHIQSVDGHDHDQVSAALQNGIAETGKPSLIIATTHIAYGAPNKQDSSGAHGSPLGKDEIEATRANLGWTEKPFTVPGDVAAQCAARVAELKAEYDAWQQGFAAWRVANPEKATLWDAMWQKQVPENLAEELLASVAGKDGATRSLSGAVLQKAAALLPALAGGSADLSPSNNSDIKGGGSVQADAFGGRNLHFGIREHAMGAVCNAMALYGCFIPYGATFLVFSDYCRPAVRLSALMQQQVVYIFTHDSYAVGEDGPTHQPIEHTASLRLIPGLQVIRPADAVETALAWYAAIKYHNGPTALILTRQKLPLLPRMAGADQTLPLMGGYVLADVANPAVVLMASGSEVSLALDAAKLLADKGIAARVVSMPDVGTFTAQSAEYRASVLPKGVKRVALEAGRGESFGKLLGEEGLFIGWEQFGASAPAEILAEQFGLTPAKVADKVAGFLK, encoded by the coding sequence ATGTCCACCCCGCTTACTGCCCAGCAGGCTCTGCGCTGCGCCAATACGATCCGTCTTCTTGCTGCTGATGCTGTTGAAAAGGCCAATTCAGGCCACCCCGGCCTGCCGATGGGCTCAGCTGATATGGCGGTTGCCCTGTGGGGCGGCGTGCTGAAGTTCAATCCTGCCGATACTGCCTGGGCCAACCGTGACCGTTTCATCCTCTCCGCCGGTCATGGTTCCATGCTGATCTACTCGCTACTGCATATGTTCGGTTTTGATCTTTCCATGGAAGAGCTGAAAAACTTCCGTCAGTGGGGCAGCAAGACTCCCGGTCACCCGGAGTTCGGGCATACCCCCGGCGTTGAGGTAACCACCGGTCCTCTGGGGCAGGGGGTGGCCAATGGTGTTGGCATGGCCCTGGCTGCCAAGATGGCTGCCGAACGGTTCAATACCCCTGATTTCTCACCCATTACCCACCGGGTCTTTGCCATTGTGGGGGACGGCGACCTGCAGGAAGGGATCGCCTATGAGGCAGCCGCCCTGGCTGGCCACCTCAAGCTGGGTAACCTGGTCTATCTCTATGACAGCAACAGCATCACCATTGAAGGCAAGACCAACCTGGCCTGGTCAGAGGATGTTGCCAAACGCTTTGAGGCAGCCGGCTGGCATATTCAGAGCGTGGATGGCCATGACCACGATCAGGTCAGCGCTGCCCTGCAGAACGGTATTGCCGAGACCGGCAAGCCTTCGCTGATCATTGCCACCACCCATATCGCCTATGGTGCCCCCAACAAGCAGGACTCTTCCGGCGCCCACGGTTCGCCGCTGGGCAAGGATGAGATCGAGGCCACCCGTGCCAACCTGGGCTGGACTGAGAAGCCGTTCACCGTGCCCGGAGATGTTGCCGCCCAGTGCGCCGCCCGCGTGGCTGAGCTGAAGGCTGAGTACGATGCCTGGCAGCAGGGTTTCGCCGCCTGGCGGGTTGCCAATCCGGAAAAAGCTACCCTGTGGGATGCCATGTGGCAGAAGCAGGTGCCTGAGAATCTGGCTGAGGAACTGCTGGCATCGGTTGCCGGCAAGGATGGCGCCACCCGTTCACTGTCCGGTGCCGTACTGCAGAAGGCAGCCGCCCTGCTTCCGGCCCTTGCCGGTGGCTCGGCCGACCTGTCCCCTTCAAACAACAGTGACATCAAAGGGGGCGGCTCGGTACAGGCAGACGCCTTTGGCGGCCGCAACCTGCACTTCGGTATCCGCGAACATGCCATGGGGGCGGTCTGTAACGCCATGGCACTCTACGGCTGCTTCATCCCCTACGGTGCCACCTTCCTGGTCTTCTCCGACTACTGCCGTCCGGCCGTACGCCTGTCCGCCCTGATGCAGCAGCAGGTGGTCTACATCTTTACCCATGACTCTTATGCCGTTGGTGAAGATGGACCGACCCACCAGCCGATCGAGCATACCGCCTCCCTGCGGCTGATCCCCGGTCTGCAGGTGATCCGTCCTGCTGATGCCGTTGAGACCGCCCTGGCCTGGTATGCCGCCATCAAGTATCACAATGGCCCGACCGCCCTGATCCTGACCCGTCAGAAGCTGCCGCTGCTGCCCCGTATGGCAGGCGCTGACCAGACCCTGCCGTTGATGGGCGGCTATGTGCTGGCGGATGTTGCCAATCCGGCGGTGGTGCTGATGGCCTCCGGTTCAGAGGTTTCCCTTGCCCTGGATGCCGCCAAGCTGCTGGCCGACAAAGGGATCGCAGCACGGGTGGTTTCAATGCCGGATGTGGGCACCTTCACGGCTCAATCAGCTGAATACCGCGCATCGGTACTGCCCAAAGGGGTCAAGCGGGTAGCCCTCGAGGCTGGCCGTGGTGAGTCCTTTGGCAAGCTGCTGGGGGAAGAAGGCCTGTTCATCGGCTGGGAGCAGTTTGGTGCATCCGCACCGGCGGAGATCCTGGCTGAACAGTTCGGCCTGACCCCCGCAAAAGTGGCTGACAAGGTGGCAGGGTTTCTGAAGTAG
- the thiL gene encoding thiamine-phosphate kinase, translating to MKGLAELGEFGLIDHIRARFPQPTAPELGIGDDAALLSPSAGRQVVVSTDLLAEGVHFDLGFGPARLLGRKSLAVNLSDLASMGAIPRWFFLSLAIPSGFSSEIIEGFLDGLAELACEHNCILAGGDTCGSKGGLTVSVTIMGEQRPELILKRSGAQPGDDIWVSGSLGDAALGLQLLMEGTRLGGVHDPLLLRQLNPTPRCELGLKLAEAGLVNAMIDISDGLLADLGHICEQSVCGAEVLLGQLPLSPTLHSCSSTQSVFPWPLVISGGEDYELCFTAPADNRAAIRQLAKTAGIQVTVIGKVTNSRQVHAILSDGTHFQPSASGYTHF from the coding sequence GTGAAAGGTCTGGCAGAGCTTGGCGAATTTGGTCTGATTGATCATATCCGCGCCCGCTTCCCCCAGCCCACTGCGCCTGAACTGGGAATCGGCGATGATGCCGCGCTGCTCTCCCCCTCTGCCGGCAGGCAGGTGGTTGTCTCCACTGATCTGCTGGCCGAGGGGGTCCATTTTGATCTGGGCTTTGGCCCGGCACGGCTGCTGGGACGCAAGTCCCTGGCAGTCAACCTTTCCGATCTGGCCAGCATGGGGGCCATCCCCCGCTGGTTCTTTCTCTCTCTGGCGATCCCGTCAGGATTTTCGTCTGAAATCATTGAAGGCTTTCTGGATGGTCTGGCAGAGCTGGCTTGTGAGCACAACTGCATCCTGGCCGGCGGTGATACCTGCGGTTCAAAGGGGGGGCTGACGGTCTCGGTTACCATCATGGGGGAGCAACGCCCGGAACTGATTCTGAAACGGAGCGGTGCTCAGCCCGGTGATGATATCTGGGTCAGCGGTTCTCTGGGAGATGCTGCCCTGGGGTTGCAGTTGCTGATGGAAGGGACCCGGCTGGGCGGTGTGCATGATCCACTCTTGTTGCGTCAACTTAATCCAACTCCGCGCTGTGAGCTGGGGCTGAAGCTGGCTGAGGCCGGTCTGGTCAATGCCATGATCGATATCAGCGACGGCCTGCTGGCTGACCTGGGGCATATCTGTGAACAGTCCGTTTGCGGCGCCGAGGTCCTGCTTGGACAGCTTCCCCTTTCTCCAACCCTGCATTCCTGCAGCAGCACACAGTCTGTCTTTCCCTGGCCGCTTGTCATCAGTGGCGGGGAGGATTACGAGCTCTGCTTTACTGCCCCTGCCGACAATCGTGCCGCCATCCGGCAATTGGCAAAAACTGCTGGCATTCAGGTCACGGTTATTGGTAAAGTGACCAACTCAAGACAGGTGCATGCCATCCTGTCTGATGGAACACACTTCCAGCCATCCGCTTCCGGCTATACCCATTTTTGA